The Haemorhous mexicanus isolate bHaeMex1 chromosome 6, bHaeMex1.pri, whole genome shotgun sequence genome includes the window GGTGATCTGGGCACTTTCTCCTTCATGTCACTGACCAGCCAGGAGCCGCTTTAGGACATGGATCCCGAAGGAGCAAGAGGTACCAGGAAGCGCCGCTGATCTGCACAGACCcctttgcctgctgctgccccacagggaACAGGTCAGtggaatgttttccttcctccctaccccaccttcctctcctccagcagctgctctgttccTGCCACCCTCTCCCGACTGCAGTGCCCTCCCCAGTTcccccttcctctgccctgtaCTTCCATTCTGCGTCTCCTGGTGAACATCCCAACCTTTTCCCACCCTGCAATTCTCactgccctcctcccctgcacaTCTCACTCCTCCCCACTGAAtccttcccactgcagggagctgctgaagaGTGGTGTGGTCTGTTCCTGGAGTCTCCAAGCACTGACTCCCCATCCACTCTGaccacagccaggggacacatcccactgcctgcccagcgTTCATCCATGGAGGTGACCACCGTGTTCCCATCTCCTGCCTCACCCACCGAGGGAGACGATCTCTGTGATATTGATGTCACTCATGGGGCCATAGACAGTGTGACACTGCTCATCTGCCTCTGTGGGCTGGCCGGGAacggggctgtgctctgccttctCCAAAGGAACCCCACCACCTGTTACATCATCAACCTGGCCTTCGCCaacttctccttcctccacttcgCGGTTCCCTCCACCCTGCTCTACCTGCTGGAGGAATTGTCCTGCTCCACAATCGTGCCCCTGGTGTTCATGAGGGcgcttttccctctcctgctgtTCTCCTACAACCTGGGGCTGTACCTGCTGACAGCCATCAGCATTGACAAGTGCACATCTACCCTCTGTCCACTCTGGTACCGCTGCCACCGTCCCCAGCGCCTCTCATGGATGgtgtgtgccctgctctgggccctCTCCATCACTGTCATTGTCACAATGACTACCCTGTGCCACTCACAGGAGCACGAGCACTGCCAGGTGTCTCTCATCACCATGTATGCCCTGAACCTCTTCCTATTTGCCCCAGCCATGGTCATTTCCAGCACAATCCTCCTCATTAAGGTCAAGtgtggctcccagcagcagcaatccaAGAGACTCGACATTGTTATTTTCCTCGTTgtgctcttcttcctcctctttgctcTCCCCCTCAGCCTCTCCAATTTCCTCCAGCAGCTCGGCTACACCACTGTGTCCTCCCAGGTTCTTTTCCTGCTCGCCTGTATCCACAGCAGCATCAACCCCTTCATCTACTTCTTGGTGGGGAGGTGCAGGAggccctgctctgtggggtcGCTCCGGCTCACCCTCCAGAGGGTCTTTGAGGAGCCAGAAGAAAACACTGCCCACGGAGATGATCCTGCCATGGACACAGCCTTTCCAGCCTGTTGATCCCTTCCATTGCTCTGCTGAAGGACCTTGGCAGAATGGCTGACGGTTTCCGCGAGTCACCTGATTAATAAATATCCATGGTGTCACCCTCCCTGTGGTGCTGtattcctgcaggagaagggagcaggggcagTGACAAGGACCATGTGGGGggtgctctgcacagagcacattGGAGCATGGTTGTGCTCCTCCCTCACAGGTTCCTAGAGCACTGTTCCCCATATGGATCCTTCCCAACACGGCTgtgaccccaaaattccccctggTTCCTGCATCTGACTGTGGTCTCACATCAATAAACAGCACCATGAACCCTGAGCTGCCTTTGCCCCCTCTGCCAGCGCTTCCCGGCTtcctctggctcctgctgccagccaggaatgtgcctggagggaggggacacacccATGGCATgtgctccctggagcagccatgatccccagtgcccagagctgggctggcacggACACGATGGCCCAGGGGCTCAGCATTCCCCACCCCGAGTGCTCTGTGAGTGTCACAGCAAAGATCTGCCCAGAgacctttaatttttaattttgtgagcCAGGTGCAAAGGTCTCTCTGCCTTCAGAAACCCTTCCTCTCCactgccttcagctgctccctcagcaggcTCAGGTGGTGTGGCagcaaggagaggaggaggccgTGGTCttcagcacagccaccccctTCCAGGAGCAGGGTGACACCTGTGTTTGTCTCCATGGGCTCCACTGGGCATCACTCGCCTCCCTGGGGCTTCCCTGATGTCaccatccccaccccatcccacaccTTCTCTCCAGCCCCATCACATCCCACACGTTTTCTCCagccccaccccatcccacaccTTCTCTCCAGCCCCACCACATCCCACACCTTCCCACCACATCTTCCCACCAGCTCCATCATGTCCCACCCCTCCCACACCACCCTCCCATCCCACTCCCCATGCAGCCCACCCACCTCCCatccttcccatccctcccagccccgggCCTGAGgctccagtccctccccacGGGCTGCTAACCCCAGGCTGCCTCACACGGTTTTCGGGGACTGTTTGTCTGGGACATTTCCCTCCAGAACTTCACCCGCGGTGTCCCGCCTCCCAGCCTCCCTTGGAGAGGGACAAGAGGCGACAGCGGGATGGATCCATCAGCGTTTATTGGGGCAGAGGAGTGTGGAATGGCCAGAAGAGGATACACTGCCGGGGATCCCGGGTGGAGCGGGGCAGGAGGGGCATAGGCGGTCCTAGGGGGGGAATCTGGGAAGTCAGAGGGGATAGGGAAGGGTCTGGATGCCGGCAATCCCAAATATTCCCACAGGAGGGCAGCAGAACCCGACGGATCGCGCTCGGAGCGGACGCCAGCTGGGAAATCTGCGGGATGGCATAGCAGGGCACGGCACGGCGCGGCATGGCATGGGATAGGTACAGGCAATAGGGAAGGGGAGCTGAGATGAGGATAGTTTGGGGATAGGACTGGGCTGGGAATGCAAATAGAATGGGGATGCAATGATGGatagggatggggatggggatggggatggggatggggatagggatagggatagggatagggatagggatagggatagggatagggatagggatagggatagggatagggatagggatagggatagggatagggatagggatagggatagggatagggatagggatagggatagggatagggatagggatagggatagggatagaCACAACATggatcagtgggatgggaaAAGGTATGGAAAAACTATGGGATGCATCCTGACGCACAGCTGCAGGAAGATGACCTGAAGGCCTGGCTGGGAGCAAGGGTGGGCAGCTGAGCATGAAGCGAGCGTGGGCAGCACAGCCGATGGGACCACAGAGACCTCTCAGCTGGACATTGTGGTGATCCCTGTCTCCTCAAAGACCCTCCGGAAGGCGACCTGGAGGGACACGACGGAGCagtgcctccagcagctccccaccAAGAAGTAGATGAAGGGGTTGATACTGCTGTTGATGCAGGCAAGCAGGAAAACAACCTGGGAGGACACAAaggtggtgctgagctgctgaaggaaattCCAGAGGCTGAGGGGCACTCCGAAGATGAGGAAGATGAGCACAGTGAGGAAGATAACGATGTAGAGCCTCTTAGGCTGACGTCTCTTGGAGCCACATTGGATCTTGATGAAGAGGATCACATTGGAGATGACCATGGGTGGAGCAAAGATGAGGAAGCTGAGGGCGTGCATGGAGATGAGAGCCACCTGGCAGTGCTCGTGCTCGTGTGACAGGCACAGGGAGGTCACCACAACCATGACAGCGATGGAGagggcccagagcagggcacacacCACCCATGAGAGGCGCTGGGGACGGCGGCAGCGGTACCAGAGGGGGAAGAGAATTGACCCACACCTCTCAATGCTGATGGCCGTCAGCAGGTACAGCCCCATATTGTAGGAGAACAGCGACAGCAGGAGAAGGGACCTCAGGTACTTCAGGGACACAACAGTGAAGCAGGACACATCCTCCAGCAGGtagagcagggaggaggggaccatgaagaggaggaaggtgaAGTCGGCGACAGCCAGGTTGAGGATGTAGACAGTGATGGGGTTCCTGCGGATGTGGAATCCcaggagccagagcacagccccgttcccagccagcccacagAGGCAAATGAGCAGAGTGACACCATCTATGGCCACATCGGTGACATTGATCCCACAGGAAGCATCTCCTTCAGTGTCCATCAGGGGAGAAGAGGGAGGTGGGGACGTCTGGTTCAGCTCCATGGTGGAAGGTGGGATGTGGTCCCCAGCTGTGGTCAGAGCAGAGGGGGGTTAGTGGGGCCCCAGGGGATGTGAAGGGAGGGGGTTCCCAGTGAGGTGGCCcaacagggctggggacaggggggccATGGGATGGCTGGGGGTGCGGTGAGGGTGGAGGGAGGGTTGGATAAATCCAGTCATCCCGACTGAGGACAACTGTGGGAGCAGTgagaggggctttggggacatccagggagaaacaagcagtgcccagggctggactCTGATCCCAATCCCCTACCTTTCCTTGGAGCCAACCTGTTGGTGTGTCCGAGCAGGgcaccctccctccctctggtTCTCCTCGCCACGCTCTTCTCCAGTGAGGAAAACTGCAGTCTTCGTGTCCTCAGAAGCTCCAAGCAGCCTATT containing:
- the LOC132328564 gene encoding mas-related G-protein coupled receptor member H-like, giving the protein MELNQTSPPPSSPLMDTEGDASCGINVTDVAIDGVTLLICLCGLAGNGAVLWLLGFHIRRNPITVYILNLAVADFTFLLFMVPSSLLYLLEDVSCFTVVSLKYLRSLLLLSLFSYNMGLYLLTAISIERCGSILFPLWYRCRRPQRLSWVVCALLWALSIAVMVVVTSLCLSHEHEHCQVALISMHALSFLIFAPPMVISNVILFIKIQCGSKRRQPKRLYIVIFLTVLIFLIFGVPLSLWNFLQQLSTTFVSSQVVFLLACINSSINPFIYFLVGSCWRHCSVVSLQVAFRRVFEETGITTMSS
- the LOC132328562 gene encoding proto-oncogene Mas-like, which codes for MEVTTVFPSPASPTEGDDLCDIDVTHGAIDSVTLLICLCGLAGNGAVLCLLQRNPTTCYIINLAFANFSFLHFAVPSTLLYLLEELSCSTIVPLVFMRALFPLLLFSYNLGLYLLTAISIDKCTSTLCPLWYRCHRPQRLSWMVCALLWALSITVIVTMTTLCHSQEHEHCQVSLITMYALNLFLFAPAMVISSTILLIKVKCGSQQQQSKRLDIVIFLVVLFFLLFALPLSLSNFLQQLGYTTVSSQVLFLLACIHSSINPFIYFLVGRCRRPCSVGSLRLTLQRVFEEPEENTAHGDDPAMDTAFPAC